In Carassius gibelio isolate Cgi1373 ecotype wild population from Czech Republic chromosome B17, carGib1.2-hapl.c, whole genome shotgun sequence, a single window of DNA contains:
- the grem2a gene encoding gremlin-2, translating into MFWKLAIPAILAWTLFASTETKKPRPQGSIPSPYKLKGNDLSSPSHTLASLPQHTSARRQKGKHDMLSSSHEALVVTERKYLKSDWCKTQPLRQTVSLEGCLSRTIINRFCYGQCNSFYIPRHLMSQTSHRSRKTASMPDHNTSFQSCAFCRPSRITTVTIRLHCPGLQPPYRQRKVQRIKQCKCVSVNVNAAY; encoded by the coding sequence ATGTTCTGGAAGCTGGCAATACCTGCCATTTTGGCATGGACCCTTTTTGCATCGACAGAGACCAAGAAGCCACGGCCCCAGGGTTCCATCCCCTCCCCTTACAAGCTAAAAGGCAACGATTTGTCATCACCATCCCACACACTAGCGTCACTGCCCCAGCACACATCAGCACGACGACAGAAGGGCAAACACGACATGCTGTCGTCTAGTCATGAGGCCCTAGTGGTCACCGAGAGGAAGTACCTGAAGAGCGACTGGTGCAAAACCCAGCCGTTACGTCAAACAGTGAGCCTGGAGGGGTGCCTGAGCCGAACCATCATCAACAGGTTCTGCTACGGCCAGTGTAACTCATTCTACATCCCCCGCCACCTGATGTCTCAAACCTCACATCGAAGTCGAAAAACAGCATCCATGCCAGACCACAACACTTCATTCCAGTCCTGTGCTTTCTGTCGGCCCAGCCGAATAACTACGGTCACCATACGGCTTCACTGTCCTGGGCTCCAGCCGCCGTACCGGCAACGGAAAGTGCAGCGAATCAAGCAGTGCAAATGTGTGTCTGTTAACGTCAATGCTGCATACTGA